In one window of Drosophila mauritiana strain mau12 chromosome X, ASM438214v1, whole genome shotgun sequence DNA:
- the LOC117146579 gene encoding uncharacterized protein LOC117146579, translating into MADITSSLKILFQGETNLITCGSSNTYEEVISQAMTRFAIPETQRKALILTNGKDYVFEAHLLEYFLLLFPCPEITFHLRFDWSKMRRSMGQTESLKRKRLVDLEQTEGQKEEDQEKEDPVPEYKPVPVYRMNCFLGSLPTAGAMPVHRQNCFLREQSQQQLNEISIPRLQEDDDQQKEPPKKRQRVDVCTKPRRTASTSVGPSPVPVMRTIRI; encoded by the exons ATGGCCGATATCACGAGCAGCTTGAAGATTCTCTTCCAGGGCGAGACCAACCTCATCACTTGCGGATCCTCGAACACCTACGAAGAGGTCATCTCCCAAG CCATGACCCGCTTTGCCATTCCGGAGACCCAAAGGAAAGCCCTCATCCTGACCAACGGCAAGGACTACGTGTTTGAGGCGCATTTACTGGAGTATTTCCTGCTTCTGTTTCCCTGCCCGGAGATTACCTTTCACCTGAGATTTGACTGGTCAAAGATGCGCCGCAGCATGGGCCAGACCGAGTCCCTTAAGCGAAAGCGTCTAGTGGATTTGGAGCAAACCGAGGGCCAGAAGGAGGAGGACCAAGAAAAGGAGGATCCGGTGCCGGAGTACAAGCCGGTGCCCGTCTACCGGATGAATTGCTTCCTGGGATCGCTGCCCACTGCCGGCGCCATGCCCGTGCATCGTCAGAATTGTTTCCTTAGGGaacagtcgcagcagcagttgAATGAGATTTCCATACCTCGGCTGCAGGAGGACGATGACCAGCAGAAGGAGCCGCCCAAGAAGCGCCAGCGCGTGGACGTCTGTACGAAGCCAAGACGCACTGCGTCCACGTCAGTTGGTCCATCTCCTGTTCCTGTCATGCGCACGATTCGCATTTAG
- the LOC117146580 gene encoding pyridoxine/pyridoxamine 5'-phosphate oxidase: MTSSLAKIEDFPSDPVEFFKRILQEAAKGHPDGFVQEMNLATVDEEYGVLNRTVLYRGLTQDNCVFYITHRYVRNFKNLQANPQACITFYMPDVKDGAGKQNTWQVRLIGATAVELAQSEMDALWAKENLAAQIRGHICPCGEPINYDELKAKHDQFLQDHRGKSIERPASYTAWKFQPQRWDFLKVGLDQIADRVQYRLQKDGKWASMHVST; encoded by the exons ATGACCTCCTCGTTGGCCAAAATCGAGGACTTTCCCTCCGATCCCGTTGAGTTTTTTAAGAGGATCCTTCAGGAAGCTGCCAAAGGACATCCCGATGGATTCGTGCAGGAAATGAACCTGGCCACCGTGGACGAGGAATACGGTGTGCTCAACCGCACTGTCCTGTACCGCGGACTCACCCAGGATAACTGTGTGTTCTACATAACCCATCGGTACGTTCGCAACTTCAAGAACCTTCAGGCCAATCCCCAGGCCTGCATCACCTTCTATATGCCGGATGTTAAGGATGGGGCCGGAAAACAGAATACCTGGCAGGTGAGATTGATTGGAGCCACCGCCGTGGAACTTGCCCAAAGCGAAATGGATGCTCTGTGGGCCAAGGAGAATTTGGCTGCCCAAATCAGGGGTCACATCTGTCCCTGTGGAGAACCGATTAACTACGATGAACTCAAGGCGAAGCACGATCAGTTCCTTCAGGATCACAGAGGAAAATCCATCGAGAGGCCAGCAAGCTA TACCGCTTGGAAATTCCAACCGCAGCGATGGGACTTCCTGAAGGTGGGTCTCGACCAAATCGCGGATCGGGTGCAGTACCGCCTTCAGAAGGATGGGAAATGGGCATCCATGCACGTGTCCACCTAA
- the LOC117146578 gene encoding uncharacterized protein LOC117146578, which produces MTSILDMKAGPPDYWAEISNFFLPLKYLITNDRFDSMVRDIDLYYLINGVFWIFVALSCGYYAFQRLFQFFLKSSSMKHFQRRLFARVIWNIAFYAASCLFLHFYNEFMILPQLMKNQGRYSLFYSSENLIFYRSHQAEKFQFYSIFIITFYLHGAWLDFKDADFLEVGSKGLYLLSLVAIDVYRYENYFVGLNLTVGLYSILTEVLALLVLPSTNSHRIIYQVFLGLRIMVWAYVFVNLLPFKYFIPTLFAKNFKLSLNVPIWLWYGLSIWNSPVLQYFYHQIYHTAPSDCSGEGSAAKCILVKDTSEFRHYKTLKKAYLEVKLAHIRTTSNSLPYETSSASAKTFQAIKCVMMLKRKLKRIREGRGHEPEDDNDDQAVDT; this is translated from the exons ATGACCTCCATTCTGGACATGAAGGCCGGTCCGCCCGACTACTGGGCGGAGATCAGCAACTTCTTTCTGCCGCTGAAATACCTGATCACCAACGACCGCTTCGATTCGATGGTGCGGGACATAGACCTCTATTACCTGATAAACGGTGTGTTCTGGATATTCGTGGCGTTGTCCTGCGGCTACTACGCCTTCCAGCGGCTCTTCCAG TTCTTTCTGAAGTCGTCGAGCATGAAGCACTTTCAGCGGAGGCTGTTCGCCCGCGTGATCTGGAACATCGCCTTCTATGCGGCCAGCTGCCTGTTCCTGCACTTCTACAACGAGTTCATGATCCTGCCGCAGCTGATGAAGAACCAGGGACGCTACTCGCTCTTCTACTCCTCGGAGAACCTGATCTTCTATCGATCTCATCAGGCGGAGAAGTTTCAGTTCTACTCGATCTTCATCATCACGTTCTACCTGCATGGAGCGTGGTTGGACTTCAAGGACGCTGACTTTCTGGAGGTGGGCTCCAAGGGACTCTACCTGCTGTCCCTGGTCGCCATCGATGTTTATAG GTACGAAAACTACTTTGTGGGCCTGAATCTGACGGTGGGTCTGTACAGCATACTCACCGAGGTGCTGGCCCTGTTGGTCCTGCCCAGCACCAATTCACACCGGATCATCTACCAGGTTTTCCTCGGCCTGCGCATCATGGTGTGGGCGTATGTGTTTGTCAACCTGTTGCCCTTTAAGTACTTCATACCCACGCTGTTCGCCAAGAACTTCAAGCTGTCCCTGAATGTGCCCATTTGGTTGTGGTACGGCCTCTCCATTTGGAACTCGCCGGTGCTGCAGTACTTCTACCATCAGATATATCACACAGCGCCGTCGGATTGTTCGGGCGAGGGATCGGCGGCTAAGTGCATCCTGGTCAAGGACACCAGTGAGTTCCGGCACTACAAGACACTGAAGAAGGCCTATTTGGAGGTAAAGCTGGCGCACATTAGAACCACGTCCAATTCGCTGCCCTACGAAACCAGTTCGGCCTCGGCCAAAACCTTTCAGGCCATAAAAT GCGTCATGATGCTGAAGCGCAAATTGAAGCGGATTCGCGAGGGACGTGGCCATGAGCCGGAGGATGACAACGATGACCAGGCCGTTGATACCTAA
- the LOC117147848 gene encoding acetylcholine receptor subunit alpha-like → MKWFQVTIDMILVLSFISSSTANPDAKRLYDDLLSNYNKLVRPVVNVTDALTVRIKLKLSQLIDVNLKNQIMTTNLWVEQSWYDYKLKWEPKEYGGVEMLHVPSDHIWRPDIVLYNNADGNFEVTLATKATLNYTGRVEWRPPAIYKSSCEIDVEYFPFDEQTCVMKFGSWTYDGFQVDLRHIDELNGTNVVEVGVDLSEFYTSVEWDILEVPAVRNEKFYTCCDEPYLDITFNITMRRKTLFYTVNLIIPCMGISFLTILVFYLPSDSGEKVSLSISILLSLTVFFLLLAEIIPPTSLVVPLLGKFVLFTMILDTFSICVTVLVLNIHFRSPQTHTMAPWVRTVFINQLPRFLVMRRPLYPISEMIKSSRRLMLRTCNGLELRDQIPPLPPPVALSRMHHSPKTTSRSTSPHLQHRVQTYNLMDECGMGMGGGASTITGHLSSLYPPTMSTANQQTSTTSSLIDAQYHNQYQQTGGSLLDHPLTPTKFRQMTSTSSQTGQNGSGNGNGNGGYGGHGQSGGHHLYRQQSSCSANFSPLPQHAHQAHASTTTSDLGMANPNVIKSTTTVNSVATASTLADSCCSGTIQIHQGMGAGAACQSSELLHHQQLHHQQMHHQQQQQQQQQHHHQRPTTSAAAAAAAAAAGGPSTSAAAAAAAAAAAAGTPPPPPPPAGVCDILPACQREGGPHCCSGRGNVRQRWHTCPELHKAMDGVTYIADQTRKEEESTRVKEDWKYVAMVLDRLFLWIFTIAVVVGTAGIILQAPTLYDTRMPIDIKLSEIASTTAKPNVARPVL, encoded by the exons GCAGCACAGCGAATCCGGATGCGAAACGATTGTACGACGATTTGCTGAGCAACTACAACAAACTGGTACGACCGGTGGTCAATGTGACGGACGCGCTGACCGTTCGCATCAAGCTGAAGCTATCGCAACTGATCGATGTCAACCTAAAGAACCAGATCATGACCACCAACCTGTGGGTGGAGCAGTCCTGGTACGACTACAAGCTCAAGTGGGAGCCCAAGGAGTACGGCGGCGTCGAGATGCTCCACGTGCCCTCCGATCACATCTGGCGTCCGGACATCGTCCTCTACAACAA CGCCGACGGCAACTTCGAGGTGACGCTGGCCACCAAGGCCACGTTGAATTACACAGGACGCGTCGAGTGGCGACCGCCGGCGATTTACAAGAGCTCCTGCGAAATCGACGTGGAGTACTTTCCCTTCGACGAGCAGACCTGCGTCATGAAGTTCGGCAGCTGGACATACGATGGATTTCAG GTGGATCTGCGGCACATCGACGAACTCAACGGCACCAATGTCGTGGAGGTGGGCGTGGATCTGTCCGAGTTCTACACGTCCGTCGAATGGGATATCCTCGAAGTTCCTGCAGTGCG AAACGAGAAGTTCTACACGTGCTGCGATGAGCCATATCTGGACATCACCTTCAACATCACGATGCGGCGGAAGACGCTCTTCTACACCGTCAACCTGATCATTCCCTGCATGGGCATCAGTTTCCTCACCATCCTCGTCTTCTACCTGCCATCGGACAGTGGCGAGAAG GTCTCATTAAGCATATCCATTCTGCTGTCGCTCACTGTGTTCTTCCTGCTGCTGGCGGAAATCATTCCGCCCACATCGCTGGTGGTGCCGCTGCTGGGAAAGTTTGTGCTCTTCACCATGATACTGGATACCTTCAG CATCTGTGTGACTGTATTGGTGCTGAACATCCACTTCCGGTCGCCGCAGACGCACACGATGGCTCCTTGGGTGCGGACCGTGTTCATCAACCAGCTGCCACGCTTCCTGGTCATGCGACGTCCGCTCTATCCGATCAGCGAGATGAT CAAATCCTCGCGCCGCCTGATGTTGCGCACCTGCAACGGACTCGAACTGAGGGATCAAATACCACCGCTGCCACCGCCGGTGGCCTTGTCTCG CATGCACCACAGCCCGAAGACGACATCGCGGAGCACCTCGCCGCACCTGCAGCACCGCGTGCAGACCTACAACCTGATGGACGAGTgcggcatgggcatgggcggCGGTGCCTCCACCATCACCGGCCATTTGAGCTCCCTCTATCCGCCGACCATGTCGACGGCCAACCAACAGACCTCGACCACATCCTCGCTGATCGATGCCCAGTACCACAATCAGTACCAGCAGACGGGCGGCTCGCTGCTGGACCATCCACTCACGCCCACCAAGTTCCGCCAGATGACCTCGACCTCCAGCCAGACGGGTCAGAATGGCAGCGGGAATGGCAACGGGAACGGTGGCTACGGCGGGCATGGCCAGAGCGGCGGCCACCACCTGTATCGGCAGCAGTCGAGCTGCTCGGCGAACTTCTCGCCGCTGCCGCAGCACGCCCACCAGGCGCAcgcctccaccaccaccagcgaTCTGGGCATGGCCAATCCGAATGTGATAAAGTCGACGACGACGGTTAACTCGGTGGCCACCGCCTCGACGCTGGCGGACTCCTGCTGCAGCGGCACCATCCAGATCCACCAGGGCATGGGCGCCGGAGCCGCCTGCCAGTCGTCGGAGCTGctgcaccaccagcagctgcACCATCAGCAGatgcaccaccagcagcagcagcagcagcaacagcagcaccaccaccagcgaCCCACCACCtcggcagcggcggcagcagcagcggcagccgcCGGCGGACCCAGCACCtcggcagcggcagctgcagcagcggcggcagcggcggccgGAACGCCACCCCCACCGCCTCCGCCGGCGGGCGTCTGTGATATTCTGCCCGCCTGCCAGCGCGAGGGCGGGCCGCACTGCTGCTCGGGGCGTGGCAATGTGCGCCAGCGGTGGCACACCTGCCCGGAACTCCACAAGGCCATGGACGGGGTCACCTACATTGCGGATCAGACGCGCAAGGAAGAGGAGAGCACAAGG GTGAAAGAGGACTGGAAGTACGTGGCCATGGTGCTGGACCGCCTGTTCCTGTGGATCTTCACAATAGCCGTGGTCGTCGGCACCGCCGGCATTATCCTGCAGGCTCCGACGCTCTACGACACCCGGATGCCCATCGATATAAAGCTATCGGAGATCGCCTCGACGACGGCCAAGCCGAATGTGGCCAGGCCCGTGTTGTAA